From the Entelurus aequoreus isolate RoL-2023_Sb unplaced genomic scaffold, RoL_Eaeq_v1.1 HiC_scaffold_93, whole genome shotgun sequence genome, one window contains:
- the LOC133645448 gene encoding cholesterol 25-hydroxylase-like protein 1, member 1, with amino-acid sequence MLNISDLPTHPLTSTRWECLLQPLWDYLLLHHLPLISSPFFPVLLAFCSYFFFSLPFAVMDLLGERAPLFHQYKIQPQRQPTLGMMARSLLTALFNHIFFVLPSVMVSMFILPPPAIPQEAPALRNIFIDGLALLLLFDTQYYIWHFIHHKHKQLYRFIHAIHHEYTAPFSWSTEHLSIPELITVGLWSNQDPVLLKCHPLTMWCVTVLSIWMSVEDHIGYDLPWSLNRLVPFGLLGGAPAHDMHHQRPSSNYAPFFSHWDRIFGTAVSLRDKKDVRLAT; translated from the coding sequence ATGTTGAACATCAGCGACTTGCCAACGCATCCTCTCACCTCCACAAGATGGGAGTGTCTCCTGCAGCCGCTGTGGGACTATCTGCTTCTGCACCACCTGCCTCTCATCTCGTCCCCTTTCTTCCCAGTCCTGCTTGCTTTTTGCAGCTACTTCTTCTTCAGCTTACCTTTTGCAGTCATGGACCTGTTGGGAGAAAGGGCTCCTTTATTCCACCAGTACAAGATCCAGCCGCAGAGGCAGCCCACACTTGGAATGATGGCCAGGAGCTTGCTGACAGCTCTTTTTAACCACATCTTCTTTGTCCTACCAAGTGTGATGGTCAGCATGTTCATCCTTCCTCCACCAGCGATACCTCAGGAAGCTCCCGCCCTTCGCAACATCTTCATAGATGGACTGGCTCTTCTTCTACTCTTTGACACTCAGTACTACATCTGGCATTTTATACACCACAAACACAAGCAGCTTTATCGTTTCATCCACGCCATCCACCACGAATACACGGCGCCTTTTTCCTGGTCCACCGAGCACCTCAGCATCCCAGAGCTGATAACGGTTGGACTCTGGAGCAACCAGGACCCCGTTCTTCTCAAGTGTCACCCTCTTACAATGTGGTGCGTCACGGTGCTCAGTATCTGGATGTCAGTGGAGGACCACATTGGCTACGATTTGCCGTGGAGCCTCAATCGGCTGGTGCCCTTCGGCCTGCTGGGGGGCGCACCGGCTCATGACATGCACCATCAGAGACCCAGCAGCAACTACGCTCCCTTTTTTAGCCACTGGGACAGAATATTTGGTACGGCAGTCTCACTGAGGGACAAAAAAGATGTTAGGTTGGCTACATAA